One window from the genome of Moraxella nasibovis encodes:
- a CDS encoding SDR family oxidoreductase — translation MKKLEEVFAKVDKFGRVVANQFNKIKDLNDIRGVGQGKTVLITGASSGLGAMMARKFAFLGYDLAICARRLERLEALKAELEAEFGIKVYVQTLDVTVYEDVFTVFDAFNEMIQKDGGKIDKIIVNAGVGDSRVIGHGRFAINRATAETNFISALAQCESAMQIFRRQNSGHLVVISSMSAVRGLPRHLTTYAAAKAGLAALAEGIRADTISEKLPITVSTIYPGYVRTDLNIGAKYLPFEVGEEEGAEVIIKAIEAKVDEAYVPAWPWLPIGLGMKYLPLRLITKFL, via the coding sequence ATGAAAAAGCTTGAAGAAGTGTTTGCAAAAGTGGATAAATTTGGGCGAGTGGTCGCCAACCAATTTAACAAAATCAAGGATTTGAACGACATTCGTGGCGTCGGTCAGGGAAAGACCGTGCTGATCACAGGCGCAAGCAGTGGGCTTGGGGCGATGATGGCACGCAAGTTTGCTTTTTTGGGCTATGATTTGGCGATTTGTGCCAGACGCTTGGAGCGCTTGGAGGCGCTAAAAGCCGAGCTTGAGGCTGAATTTGGCATCAAGGTGTATGTGCAGACTTTGGATGTGACCGTCTATGAAGATGTGTTTACAGTATTTGATGCGTTTAATGAAATGATTCAAAAAGATGGTGGCAAGATTGACAAGATCATCGTCAATGCTGGCGTCGGTGACAGTCGTGTCATTGGTCATGGGCGCTTTGCCATCAATCGTGCGACCGCCGAGACCAATTTCATCTCAGCTTTGGCGCAGTGTGAGTCTGCCATGCAGATTTTTCGCCGTCAGAACAGCGGTCATCTGGTGGTAATTTCTAGCATGTCTGCGGTGCGAGGTCTGCCACGCCATCTCACCACTTATGCCGCTGCTAAGGCAGGGCTTGCGGCGCTTGCTGAGGGTATTCGTGCTGACACCATCAGCGAAAAGCTCCCCATCACCGTATCGACCATTTATCCAGGCTATGTACGCACAGACCTAAATATCGGCGCAAAATATCTGCCTTTTGAGGTGGGGGAAGAGGAAGGAGCGGAGGTCATCATCAAGGCGATCGAGGCGAAAGTCGATGAGGCTTATGTGCCAGCTTGGCCTTGGCTGCCAATCGGTCTTGGCATGAAGTATCTGCCTTTAAGATTGATTACTAAGTTTTTGTAA